One Carassius auratus strain Wakin chromosome 3, ASM336829v1, whole genome shotgun sequence genomic region harbors:
- the LOC113042955 gene encoding F-box/LRR-repeat protein 16, with the protein MLNMSTPSDLKSPCVTRNGMVKLPPQPNGLGSASITKGTPAAKNRLCQSSSVPTILPPPTLPYHLEPLPTAASLLGPDLDTSPVTAIKPTLRQFPKPLLERQLVLDEKVLNRLLWYFTTAEKCILAQVCKTWRKVLYQPMFWEGVTPILHAKELYTILPNGEKEFVSLQAFALRGFQSFCLVGVSDLDICEFIDNYPLSKKGVKSVSLKRSTITDAGLEVMLEQMQGLMHLELSGCNDFTEAGLWSSLNARLTSLSVSDCINVADDAIAAISQLLPNLSELNLQAYHVTDTAMAYFTAKQGYTTHTLRLNSCWEITNHGVVNMVHSLPNLTSLSLSGCSKITDDGVELVAENLRKLRSLDLSWCPRITDMALEYIACDLHKLEELVLDRCVRITDTGLGYLSTMSTLRSLYLRWCCQVQDFGLQHLYGMRSLRLLSLAGCPLLTTTGLSGLIQLQELEELELTNCPGATAELFKYYSQHVPRCMVIE; encoded by the exons ATGCTGAATATGTCCACTCCCAGTGACCTCAAGTCTCCCTGTGTGACTCGGAACGGTATGGTCAAGCTTCCCCCCCAGCCCAATGGCCTCGGTTCAGCCAGCATTACTAAAGGCACTCCAGCTGCCAAGAATCGCCTGTGCCAGTCATCCTCCGTACCCACCATCTTGCCTCCCCCTACCCTGCCCTATCACCTAGAGCCCCTGCCCACAGCAGCCTCACTGCTGGGTCCCGACCTGGACACAAGCCCTGTGACTGCCATCAAACCCACCCTCCGGCAATTTCCCAAGCCCCTGTTGGAGAGACAACTGGTGCTGGATGAGAAGGTGCTGAACCGACTCTTATGGTACTTCACCACAGCAGAAAAGTGCATTCTGGCACAGGTGTGTAAGACATGGCGGAAAGTGCTCTACCAGCCCATGTTCTGGGAAGGTGTGACGCCCATTCTACATGCCAAGGAACTCTACACTATCCTGCCCAATGGGGAGAAGGAGTTTGTCAGTCTGCAGGCTTTTGCTCTCAGAGGCTTCCAGTCCTTCTGTCTGGTTGGGGTCTCGGATTTGGACATTTGTGAGTTCATTGACAACTATCCATTGTCGAAGAAGGGAGTCAAGTCTGTCAGTCTAAAGAGGTCGACTATAACAGATGCGGGACTTGAG GTGATGCTGGAACAGATGCAGGGTCTGATGCACCTTGAACTCTCCGGCTGCAATGATTTCACAGAAGCCGGCCTGTGGTCCAGCCTGAATGCGCGGCTTACCTCTCTCAGTGTCAGCGACTGCATCAACGTGGCAGACGATGCCATCGCCGCCATTTCTCAGCTCCTTCCCAACCTATCGGAGCTCAACCTGCAGGCCTACCATGTGACCGACACAGCCATGGCCTACTTCACCGCCAAGCAAGGCTACACCACCCACACGCTGCGTCTGAACTCCTGCTGGGAGATCACCAACCATGGCGTAGTTAACATGGTGCACAGCCTGCCAAACCTCACCTCCCTCAGCCTGTCAGGCTGCTCAAAGATCACCGACGATGGTGTGGAGTTGGTTGCAGAGAATCTGAGGAAGCTCCGGAGTCTGGATCTGTCCTGGTGCCCCCGCATCACTGACATGGCCCTGGAGTATATCGCCTGTGACCTACACAAGCTGGAGGAGCTGGTTCTGGACCG GTGTGTGCGGATCACAGATACAGGCCTGGGTTACTTATCTACCATGTCAACTCTGAGAAGCCTCTACCTGCGCTGGTGCTGTCAG GTGCAAGACTTTGGGTTACAGCATCTATATGGCATGAGGAGTCTTCGTCTTCTCTCTCTAGCAG GGTGCCCTCTGCTGACCACTACTGGCCTATCAGGCCTGATCCAACTGCAGGAGCTAGAGGAGCTGGAACTGACCAACTGCCCGGGCGCCACAGCTGAACTCTTCAAATACTACTCCCAGCATGTGCCGCGCTGCATGGTCATCGAGTAG